In Stenotrophomonas sp. 610A2, one DNA window encodes the following:
- the trhA gene encoding PAQR family membrane homeostasis protein TrhA, with protein MTASVASIREEVASALTHGLGAVSALAGGAVLITLAAIYGDGWQLASAIVFGVALLLLYTASTLYHAIQHPVAKGRLKIFDHCAIYILIAGTYTPFTLIGLRGPWGWGLFSAIWALAVFGVIFKLFYTGRFKKLSTAIYIAMGWLVIVAIKPMWASLDGWTLSWLFGGGVFYTLGTVFYHREQLPYSHAIWHLFVIAGSVCHFVSVTAQIL; from the coding sequence ATGACTGCATCCGTTGCATCGATCCGCGAAGAAGTCGCCAGCGCCCTCACCCACGGTCTGGGCGCGGTCAGCGCATTGGCTGGCGGCGCTGTACTCATTACCCTCGCCGCGATCTATGGCGATGGCTGGCAGCTGGCCAGCGCGATTGTCTTTGGCGTCGCACTGTTGCTGCTGTACACCGCTTCCACCCTGTACCACGCCATCCAGCACCCGGTGGCCAAGGGCCGGCTGAAGATCTTCGACCACTGCGCGATCTACATCCTGATCGCCGGCACCTATACGCCCTTCACCCTGATCGGCCTGCGCGGTCCCTGGGGCTGGGGATTGTTCTCTGCGATCTGGGCGCTGGCCGTCTTCGGTGTCATCTTCAAGCTGTTCTACACCGGCCGCTTCAAGAAGCTCTCCACTGCGATCTATATCGCGATGGGCTGGCTGGTCATCGTCGCAATCAAGCCCATGTGGGCCTCGCTGGATGGCTGGACCCTGAGTTGGCTGTTCGGCGGCGGCGTGTTCTACACCCTGGGCACCGTGTTCTATCACCGCGAGCAACTGCCTTACTCGCATGCGATCTGGCACCTGTTCGTGATTGCAGGCAGCGTCTGCCACTTCGTCTCGGTGACCGCGCAGATCCTGTAA